The following are from one region of the Penaeus monodon isolate SGIC_2016 chromosome 19, NSTDA_Pmon_1, whole genome shotgun sequence genome:
- the LOC119585301 gene encoding solute carrier family 22 member 6-like — MLAVAACIRLFSTQLIYIVTIQSGEIFPTPIRSTGFAWMVVCGMGAMVATPYILHSGYGESFPYWLLASFLLLGAVLGLFLPETIGLPLPQTFDDAEELGKGRPLMTWIHYWNQHRYMPVSSKEPDNLELKRGEKEN, encoded by the exons ATGCTGGCCGTAGCTGCATGCATCAGGCTCTTCTCCACACAGCTTATATACATCGTGACGATTCAGAGTGGAGAGATCTTTCCCACGCCGATAAGGTCCACTGGGTTCGCTTGGATGGTAGTGTGTGGAATGGGAGCCATGGTAGCTACCCCATATATtcttcat TCGGGCTATGGTGAATCTTTTCCTTACTGGCTGCTCGCTTCGTTCCTGTTACTCGGTGCCGTCCTGGGTCTCTTCCTCCCAGAGACTATCGGCCTACCACTTCCCCAGACTTTCGATGACGCCGAGGAACTGGGCAAAGGACGACCCCTTATGACCTGGATCCACTACTGGAATCAACACAGGTATATGCCAGTCTCGTCTAAGGAACCTGACAATCTTGAACTCaaaagaggtgagaaagagaactAA